The DNA region ttactgctcgtatgcaaatTACCCACGTCCCAGATCTCTAGatctctacccactgtacacaatgtctttttcccctccaagcgacgacttcggccggattctgtgacgaccgccgTCGTTGATGAAGCAGGaggtgaagcagttgagtagtcaagccaccacgacgccctatgctcaatttggccgaatgagTACAGGGAGTGTCAGGACAAAGTGGTGGCTGTGTTCAGAATGCCGTCTTGAGGGTAGGACACCGGCGATTCCCGCGtcgttctcgaaataaccaatgagaagaAGGtacacagcggcctacccctctcaaccaatcagcgacggtgtagcatggcCCCTAGGGCAACTTCAAGATTGCCGGCCAAGATGTttgctaagatggcggctgttgccATGACGACGAGTAAAGTGGCTGGGGGGAGGCCCACGCTCGCCAGGCGGCCTGTCTGTTCCCGCGCAAATCTTGAGTTCTCGCTCCAAGCCATACAATAGAATGATGATATCAGCatatctctgtccacagacgtgctaccccagccaggggtaacatttctggaatgctgatgactggggctctcacatgagcccaaacactagatgtttcggttgctggttaccaaactccaGTCCacgcacttaacaagtgcacttaacgagtgtactggctcccacaggcataatgtAAGTGAGCTTGTGAACCATTCCCTCACACTCCTGTCTAATTATCTTCATTTTTCGGGGCAATTTGAACTGCAGGACCTGGTGATGATCTACGCTCTCCTCCTCAAAATGGCTACCaatgtattattatttatattgacAGGTAAACGGATATCATTGGGACATTCAATTTGCATATTAGGAATTCAGTCGTGGTGACTTGTGTTTACTCGTTCCGTTGTGCAGGTGTTCATCTCGAACACTTGTGTCACCTCTTATTAACCTATGGTCTAGTATCATACATTATGGTTCTAACCACCTGTATTCATGATCCGTTTTTAATTATATAATTCCAAGTTTCCTTAAAAGCAATATTTCGTGGAAGTTAATTCAAGTAAACAAATTTGACGAGGTCTTCGGCCAGTGAAGGATATTCATCCCCTTCACTGTTCTTCAGAATATAATATGTCAGATGGTCTGCTCTTTCCTGCCGACAAATGATATACAGCTTCCCGCTGGTCTCAGTTAAAACCTCTGACGTTGATGTACCAGAGGGCTCTGGGGCCACGAAATATATACATGTCAATTTATTCATTTTAGCCTTGCAACAATACAGTGACACTATTATTGTAATACCTGACCATCTTCTATTACTACTGGTATTAAATATGTCTGTAAGAGAGCATATATTCTTCTCCTTATATCTCTCCCTAATCCTCCgtttctcttccctctccctgtgaaaattaaaataaaaaaaatatgaactGCTAAAAATCTAATTAAACTGTGCCGAAAACAAATTCCCCTTTTCAGACTTAATGAAAATGGCAGGatcgcaattatatatatatatatagcgataTTTTTTTAAAGGGTGGCAATGAGGCTGACCCCGAACAGGATTATGGCACTCCCAGGCCTCCCATGTATCATCTTGCAAAGTTGGGTGGGACTAAccgcaagcatctggcctcctaatttggacagacattctcttttatacatatacaaatatataattcACAATACAAaatcatatatatttttactaTGATGCCTAACTACCGCCCATCGAAGATAGACATGCACCTTTGAGATACCAAGGGCTGCTGAAGAGATGGACTCCTTCAACGATCACTGAAACATAAGATGTGCACTTCACCACAATCAACGATTTCATCAACACAGCAGTGCGTGAAGACCTAGACCTCAGGCTCCTGTGGTTACTGATTGGCACTAATAAGtgccacaacaaccaccatcccccactcatcaccatcaccacctttaccccacactcaccacaaccactatcgCCAACACAACCTCCAACCAGCACCACTTACGCCTCTCcatcctccaccatcacccttaaccaccacaatcaccatcactatcaccgccgccaccaccaccatcacccccaccaacatCCCAACGCCTCGGCTAAAGCTTCCCTCAAGCAACAAACAATTCATACTAAATCCTTTGCAAGTGATAACAAGAACGTCGCCTAATCGAGAAAGCGAAGTGTTCACCAATCACAGAACAACGTGTATGGACCAGTAACATCACCAACGGAGGAGCTCCAGCACACGGCTCACACAGCCACGACAGGATGGAATACACTCTCCAGTGATGCACTTTTAACGAGGCGCGAAGAAAAGTCAAGAAGGTTGGCAGCGACGCGATACTTTCATGCTACTTACAGTTGACGATTGTtgagacgggctgctgaagagacgggctgctgaagagacgggctgctgaagagacgggctgctgaagagacggggtcatgaagagacgggctgctgaagagacgggctgctgaagagacaGGGTCatgaagagacgggctgctgaagagacgggctgctgaagagacggcctgctgaagagacgggctgctgaagagacgggctgctgaagagacggggtcatgaagagacgggctgctgaagagatgGGGTCatgaagagacgggctgctgaagagacggggTCATGAAGAGgcgggctgctgaagagacgggctgctgaagagacggggtcatgaagagacgggctgctgaagagatgGAGTCatgaagagacgggctgctgaagagacggggTCATGAAGAGACGGCctgctgaagagacgggctgctgaagagacgggctgctgaagagacggggtcatgaagagacgggctgctgaagagatgGGGTCatgaagagacgggctgctgaagagacggggTCATGAAGAGgcgggctgctgaagagacgggctgctgaagagacggggtcatgaagagacgggctgctgaagagatgGAGTCatgaagagacgggctgctgaagagacggggTCATGAAGAGACGGCctgctgaagagacgggctgctgaagagatgGACTCCGGAACTACCGTCTGCCACCGTCGGGAGGTAGGTACCGGTGGcctggaggcacctgccaccgtcTGGAGGTAGGTACCGATGGcctggaggcacctgccaccgtcgggaggtaggtaccggtggccgggaggcacctgccaccgtcTGGAGGTAGGTACCGATGGcctggaggcacctgccaccgtcgggaggtaggtaccggtggcctggaggcacctgccaccgtcTGGAGGTAGGTACCGATGGcctggaggcacctgccaccgtcGGGAGGTAGGTACCGGTGGCCTGGATGCACCTGCCACCGTCTGGAGGTAGGTACCGATGGCCTGGTGGCACCTGCCACCGTCGGGAGGTAGGTACCGGTGGCCTGGATGCACCTGCCACCGTCTGGAGGTAGGTACCGGTGGCCTGGTGGCACCTGCCACCGTCGGGAGGTAGGTACCGGTGGcctggaggcacctgccaccgtcTGGAGGTAGGTACCGATGGcctggaggcacctgccaccgtcgggaggtaggtaccggtggccgggaggcacctgccaccgtcTGGAGGTAGGTACCGATGGcctggaggcacctgccaccgtcgggaggtaggtaccggtggcctggaggcacctgccaccgtcTGGAGGTAGGTACCGATGGcctggaggcacctgccaccgtcGGGAGGTAGGTACCGGTGGCCTGGATGCACCTGCCACCGTCGGGAGGTAGGTACCGGTGGCCTGGAGGCACCTACCACCGTCGGGAGGTAGGTACCGGTGGCCTGGTGGCACCTACCACCGTCAGGAGGTAGGTACCGGTGGCCTGGTGGCAcctgccaccgtcaggaggtagataccggtggcctggaggcacttgccaccgtcaggaggtaggtaccggtggcctggtggcacctgccaccgtcgggaggtaggtaccggtgacctggaggcacctgccaccgtcaggaggtaggtaccggtgacctggaggcacctgccaccgtcaggaggtAGGTACCGGTGGCCTGGAGGCACCTACCACCGTCGGGAGGTAGGTACCGGTGGCCTGGTGGCAcctgccaccgtcaggaggtaggtaccggtggcctggaggcacttgccaccgtcaggaggtaggtaccggtggcctggtggcacctgccaccgtcgggaggtaggtaccggtggcctggaggcacttgccaccgtcaggaggtaggtaccggtggcctggtggcacctgccaccgtcgggaggtaggtaccggtgacctggaggcacctgccaccgtcaggaggtaggtaccggtgacctggaggcacctgccaccgtcaggaggtAGGTACCGGTGGCCTGGAGGCACCTTCCACCGTCGGGAGGTAGGTACCGGTGGcctggaggcacctgccaccgtcaggaggtaggtaccggtggcctggaggcacctaccaccgtcaggaggtaggtaccggtggcctggaggcacctgccaccgtcaggaggtaggtaccggtggcctggtggcacctgccaccgtcaggaggtaggtaccggtggcctggaggcacctgccaccgtcgggaggtaggtaccggtggcctggtggcacctgccaccgtcaggaggtaggtaccggtggcctggaggcacctgccaccgtcaggaggtaggtaccggtggcctggtggcacctgccaccgtcaggaggtAGGTACCGGTGACCTGGAGGCACCTACCACCGTCAGGAGGTAGGTACCGGTGGCCTGGAGGCACCTACCACCGTCAGGAGGTAGGTACCGGTGGcctggaggcacctgccaccgtcGGGAGGTAGGTACCGGTGGCCTGGAGGTACCTACCACCGTCGGGAGGTAGGTACCGGTGGCCTGGAGGTACCTACCACCGTCAGGAGGTAGGTACCGGTGAcctggaggcacctgccaccgtcaggaggtAGGTACCGGTGACCTGGAGGCACCTACCACCGTCGGGAGGTAGGTACCGGTGACCTGGAGGCACCTACCACCGTCAGGAGGTAGGTACCGGTGACCTGGAGGCACCTACCACCGTCAGGAGGTAGGTACCGGTGGCCTGGAGGTACCTACCACCGTCGGGAGGTAGGTACCGGTGGTCTGGAGGCACCTACCACCGTCCGGAGGTAGGTACCGGTGACCTGGAGGCACCTACCACCGTCAGGAGGTAGGTACCGGTGAcctggaggcacctgccaccgtcGGGAGGTAGGTACCGGTGACCTGGAGGCACCTACCACCGTCAGGAGGTAGGTACCGGTGACCTGGAGGCACCTACCACCGTCAGGAGGTAGGTACCGGTGGcctggaggcacctgccaccgtctggaggtaggtaccggtggcctggaggcacctgccaccgtcaggaggtaggtaccggtggcctggaggcacctgccaccgtcaggaggtAGGTACCGGTGGTCTGGAGGCACCTACCACCGTCAGGAGGTAGGTACCGGTGACCTGGAGGCACCTACCACCGTCGGGAGGTAGGTACCGGTGACCTGGAGGCACCTACCACCGTCAGGAGGTAGGTACCGGTGACCTGGAGGCACCTACCACCGTCAGGAGGTAGGTACCGGTGAcctggaggcacctgccaccgtcaggaggtAGGTACCGGTGACCTGGAGGCACCTACCACCGTCAGGAGGTAGGTACCGGTGAcctggaggcacctgccaccgtcaggaggtAGGTACCGGTGGTCTGGAGGCACCTGCCGCCTTCAATACCTCGGAGCACCTCGGAAAGCAATCTAGCATAAGTGAACTCAAATGACCGCGAAAACATACCGCGGCGCGCGCTCAGACGTTCCCATTACCCCGGAGAGCTGCACTTTCCCTCCTCCTCGTGCCTCCACACTTGCTTCTTCCCTCCCACATTCAATCACTCACTCCTATgttcccccctcccactccctcccaccacattTTGCTCTCTAAAATCCCTAATATATTTCCTCCCACGGTCGATCATCCGCCACGTCCTCTCTCACCATCCATCTCTCACTCTTTCCTCCCTCCCATGTTCACTCATTTCCTCCTCCCATGTTCACTCCCCATCATTCCTCACCGCCAGTAGCCAGACAGCGTGGGGGTCACAGCTGACTTTTGCTTCATTACACTTTTCTCCATTCTCCTCTATTAATTTTTGTATTTTGTTGTCAATAATCTCCATCTCTTCATTTGAAGTTTTAGTGAACTGGCAACGCAGTCTTAAATACACTTTTTTATTTATAATGAATCAATTACattgtttatttaatatttatacttATTTATATTACTGGTGCTATTTAGTATTATTAGAATTAGTGGTAGGAATAGTAATGGTAGAAACAGCAGAAGCAGTAGTAGAACAAATAGTAattcagtagtagtagtagtaataatagtgGTAGAAGTAATAGCAGTAATAGTGGAGATACTCTGGGTTTTCCATTCAATGATGTATCATCAATTTATGCGAACAATACAAATTATTTCGATACAAATGTGTGTTTCAGAATATAATTGTATATGCTTTATAAGTGTATTTTTTGGCCAAGTGTCATTATGTGAAGCGATATAACCAAAAACATGCAACAAAATAAGAGATTCCTAAGCTGACGCTCGAGAAATGTGCTTCCTCAATGATCACACTCAAGCGCCCGTCTTTTACATGATCGTACTAAGACATCTGTCTCCTATGTTGTTCAACACAAGAGTCTACATGTTGCCTGatcacacgcaagagtctacatgTTGCCTGatcacacgcaagagtctacatgTTGCCTGatcacacgcaagagtctacatgttgcctgttcacacgcaagagtctacatgTTGCCTGatcacacgcaagagtctacatgTTGCCTGatcacacgcaagagtctacatgTTGCCTGatcacacgcaagagtctacatgttgcctgttcacacgcaagagtctacatgtggcctgttcacacgcaagagtctacatgTTGCCTGTTCACACGCAAGACTCTACATGTTGCCTGatcacacgcaagagtctacatgTTGCCTGatcacacgcaagagtctacatgttgcctgttcacacgcaagagtctacatgttgcctgttcacacgcaagagtctacatgTTGCCTGatcacacgcaagagtctacatgttgcctgttcacacgcaagagtctacatgTTGCCTGatcacacgcaagagtctacatgTTGCCTGatcacacgcaagagtctacatgTTGCATGTTCACACGCAGGAGTCTACATGTtgcatgttcacacgcaagagaAACATCCTCAAAttaacagccacaacagccacatgGACAACAGCAACATGGACAACAGCCACATGGACAACAGCCACATGGATAACATCCACATGGACAACAGCCACATGGACAACATCCACATGGATAACATCCACATGGACAACAGCAACatggacaacatcaacatggacaACAGCCACATGGACAACAGCCACATGGACAACAGCCACATGGACAACAGCCACATGGACAACATCCACATGGACAACAGCAACatggacaacatcaacatggacaACATCCACATGGACAACATCCACATGGACAACAGCCACATGGACAACATCCACATGGATAACATCCACATGGACAACAGCAACATGGACAACAGCAACatggacaacatcaacatggacaACATCCACATGGACAACATCCACATGGACAACAGCAACatggacaacaacaacatggacaACATCCACATGGACAACAGCCACATGGACAACATCCACATGGAAAACATCCACATGGACAACAGCCACATGGACAACATCCACATGGACAACATCCACATGGACAACAGCAACATGGACAACAGCAACATGGACAACAGCCACATGGACAACAGCCACATGGACAACAGCCACATGGACAACATCCACATGGACAACAGCCACATGGACAACATCCACATGGACAACAGCCACATGGACAACATCCACATGGACAACAGCCACATGGACAACAGCCACATGGACAACATCCACATGGACAACAGCAACATGGACAACAGCCACatggacaacaacaacatggacaACAGCAACATGGACAACAGCCACATGGACAACAGCAACATGGACAACATCCACATGGACAACATCCACATGGACAACAGCAACATGGACAACAACCACatggacaacaacaacatggacaACAGCAACATGGACAACAGCCACATGGACAACAGCAACATGGACAACATCCACATGGACAACATCCACATGGACAACAGCAACATGGACAACAGCCACATGGACAACATCCACATGGACAACATCCACATGGACAACAGCAACATGGACAACAGCCACATGGACAACAGCAACATGGACAACAGCCACATGGACAACAGCAACATGGACAACAGCCACATGGACAACATCCACATGGACAACAGCCACATGGACAACATCCACATGGACAACATCCAAATGGACAACAGCAACATGGACAACAGCAACATGGACAACATCCACATGGACAACAGCCACATGGACAACATCCACATGGACAACATCCACATGGACAACAGCCACATGGACAACAGCAACATGGACAACATCCACATGGACAACAGCAACATGGACAACAGCCACATGGACAACAGCAACATGGACAACAGCCACATGGACAACATCCACATGGACAACAGCCACATGGACAACAGCCACATGGACAACAGCCACATGGACAACAGCAACATGGACAACATCCACatggacaacaacaacatggacaACATCCACATGGACAACATCCACATGGACAACAGCAACATGGACAACAGCCACATGGACAACATCCACATGGACAACAGCAACAAGGACAACAGCCACATGGACAACATCCACATGGACAACAGCCACATGGACAACATCCACATGGACAACAGCCACATGGATAACATCCACATGGACAACAGCCACATGGACAACAGCCACATGGACAACATCCACATGGACAATATCCACATGGACAACAGCCACATGGACAACAGCCACATGGACAACAGCCACATGGACAACATCCACATGGACAACATCCACATGGACAATATCCACATGGACAACAGCCACATGGACAACAGCCACATGGACAACAGCCACATGGACAACAGCCACATGGACAACAGCCACATGGACAACAGCCACATGGACAACAGCCACATGGACAACAGCAACATAGACAACAGCCACATGGACAACAGCAATATAGACAACAGCCACATGGACAACAGCCACATGGATAACAGCCACATGGACAACAACCACATGGACAACAGCCACATGGACAACAGCAACATGGACAACAGCAACATGGACAACAACCACATGGACAACAGCCACATGGCTAACAGCCACATGGACAACAGCCACATGGACAACATCCACATGGACAACATCCACATGGACAACAGCAACATGGACAACATCCACATGGACAACAGCCATATGGATAAAAGCAACATGGACAACATCCACATGGACAACAGCCATATGGATAACAGTAACATGGACAACAGCCACATGGACAACAGCCACATGGACAACATCCACATGGACAACATCCACATGGACAACAGCCACATGGACAACATCCACATGGACAACATCCACATGGACAACATCCACATGGACAACAGCCATATGGATAACAGCAACATGGACAACAGCCACATGGACAACAGCCACATGGACAACAGCCACATGGACAACAGCAACATGGACAACAGCCACATAGACAACATCGCTTTCATGTGATCGCTCAGATAAAGTGCCGCCGTCGATGATaagtgtggtcagtgtagagggtctggacgcatgtggtcagtgtagagggtcttgACGCAGGTGGTCaatgtagagggtctggacgcaggtggtcagtgtagagggtctggacgcaggTGGTCAATGTAGATGGTCTGGACGcaggtggtcagtgtagagggtctggacgcatatggtcagtgtagagggtctggacgcaggtggtcagtgtagagggtctggacgcaggtggtcagtgtagagggtctggacgcaggtggtcagtgtagagggtctggacgcatgtggtcagtgtagagggtctggacgcatattgtcagtgtagagggtctggacgcaggtggtcagtgtagagggtctggacgcatgtggtcagtgtagagggtcttgACGCAGGTGGTCaatgtagagggtctggacgcaggtggtcagtgtagagggtctggacgcatgtggtcagtgtagagggtctggacgcatatggtcagtgtagagggtctggacgcaggtggtcagtgtagagggtctggacgcaggtggtcagtgtagagggtctggacgcaggtggtcagtgtagagggtctggacgcatatggtcagtgtagagggtctggacgcatgtggtcagtgtagagggtctggacgcatgtggtcagtgtagagg from Procambarus clarkii isolate CNS0578487 chromosome 31, FALCON_Pclarkii_2.0, whole genome shotgun sequence includes:
- the LOC138370120 gene encoding GATA zinc finger domain-containing protein 14-like — protein: MLPVHTQESTCGLFTRKSLHVACSHARLYMLPDHTQESTCCLITRKSLHVACSHARVYMLPVHTQESTCCLITRKSLHVACSHARVYMLPDHTQESTCCLITRKSLHVACSHAGVYMLHVHTQEKHPQINSHNSHMDNSNMDNSHMDNSHMDNIHMDNSHMDNIHMDNIHMDNSNMDNINMDNSHMDNSHMDNSHMDNSHMDNIHMDNSNMDNINMDNIHMDNIHMDNSHMDNIHMDNIHMDNSNMDNSNMDNINMDNIHMDNIHMDNSNMDNNNMDNIHMDNSHMDNIHMENIHMDNSHMDNIHMDNIHMDNSNMDNSNMDNSHMDNSHMDNSHMDNIHMDNSHMDNIHMDNSHMDNIHMDNSHMDNSHMDNIHMDNSNMDNSHMDNNNMDNSNMDNSHMDNSNMDNIHMDNIHMDNSNMDNNHMDNNNMDNSNMDNSHMDNSNMDNIHMDNIHMDNSNMDNSHMDNIHMDNIHMDNSNMDNSHMDNSNMDNSHMDNSNMDNSHMDNIHMDNSHMDNIHMDNIQMDNSNMDNSNMDNIHMDNSHMDNIHMDNIHMDNSHMDNSNMDNIHMDNSNMDNSHMDNSNMDNSHMDNIHMDNSHMDNSHMDNSHMDNSNMDNIHMDNNNMDNIHMDNIHMDNSNMDNSHMDNIHMDNSNKDNSHMDNIHMDNSHMDNIHMDNSHMDNIHMDNSHMDNSHMDNIHMDNIHMDNSHMDNSHMDNSHMDNIHMDNIHMDNIHMDNSHMDNSHMDNSHMDNSHMDNSHMDNSHMDNSHMDNSNIDNSHMDNSNIDNSHMDNSHMDNSHMDNNHMDNSHMDNSNMDNSNMDNNHMDNSHMANSHMDNSHMDNIHMDNIHMDNSNMDNIHMDNSHMDKSNMDNIHMDNSHMDNSNMDNSHMDNSHMDNIHMDNIHMDNSHMDNIHMDNIHMDNIHMDNSHMDNSNMDNSHMDNSHMDNSHMDNSNMDNSHIDNIAFM